One Carassius auratus strain Wakin chromosome 16, ASM336829v1, whole genome shotgun sequence genomic window carries:
- the mrpl17 gene encoding large ribosomal subunit protein bL17m, translating to MRLTLRALISHGRVARRIGLGPESRINMLRNILTGLVRHERIETTRARADEVRFYAEKLIDYAKKGDTNEKSMKMADFWLTEKDLIPKLFQVLAVRFENQTGGYTRMARIPNRENLDRASMAVLEYKGNPFPPLFPVKRVSELNLLNQLLKAYREEKAQMVSEKKDL from the exons ATGCGACTCACCCTGCGGGCGTTGATTTCTCATGGCCGGGTGGCCCGAAGGATAGGACTCGGACCTGAGTCCAGAATCAACATGCTTCGGAACATACTCACAGGTCTGGTTCGACACGAGAGAATAGAGACAACAAGAGCCAGAGCCGACGAGGTTCGCTTCTACGCGGAAAAG tTGATTGATTATGCCAAAAAGGGAGATACTAATGAAAAGTCAATGAAAATGGCTGATTTCTGGCTCACA GAAAAAGATTTGATCCCCAAACTTTTTCAAGTTCTGGCGGTAAGATTTGAGAATCAGACGGGTGGATATACACGAATGGCCCGCATTCCTAACAGGGAGAATCTGGACCGTGCGTCTATGGCTGTACTGGAGTATAAAGGCAACCCTTTCCCACCGCTGTTCCCCGTGAAACGTGTCAGTGAACTGAACTTGTTAAACCAACTTCTGAAAGcatacagagaagaaaaagctcAAATGGTGTCTGAGAAAAAGGACTTATGA
- the LOC113115648 gene encoding interferon-inducible GTPase 1-like, with protein sequence MYVSFLSSEDTTISPRNMLRKLEIANGQTKCSDEPKEKDIKKPEEEDTNKNVYVVSNEFVDVFSKATANTEDSDSLGLELQEIIDSPPAEKTNKLKSKLKELENVTLNIAITGMTGAGKSSFVNALRGLSNDDKDAAPTGTTETTMKPDMYLHPSMPNVKIWDLPGIGSPKFKAKKYLKDVNFHTYDFFLIVTSERFKENDIELARAIMKSKKLFYFIRTKIDNDIRAESHKRNFDERMLLKNIREDCKANLLRVGIPQIFLVSSFNLEKYDFQKLIDTLEDELPENKKFALIQSLPVYSLEALTKKKIYYKKMIWLNAFAAGVGAIAPIPGLSLACDYGIMKKFFQQVYTGYGLSNQALEALSDRVNKPVEKLKDAKTSRFKEGATEDIVIEMLSTPMIAIAKTLGTIISLLPGGALPAGGTAVASVHYLLNMGLNEMTEDTKCVLSVSQLA encoded by the exons ATGTATGTGAGCTTCCTAAGTAGTGAAG atacaACAATCAGTCCAAGAAATATGCTGCGAAAACTGGAAATAGCTAATGGACAAACTAAATGTTCTGACGAACCTAaagaaaaagacattaaaaagccAGAGGAAGAGGACAccaacaaaaatgtatatgtggTTTCCAATGAGTTTGTAGATGTATTTTCTAAAGCCACGGcaaacacagaagattcagactCTCTTGGTTTAGAATTACAGGAAATAATTGACTCTCCACCTgcagagaaaacaaacaaactgaaaagtAAACTGAAAGAGTTAGAGAATGTTACACTTAACATTGCTATAACAGGGATGACAGGAGCAGGGAAGTCTTCCTTCGTCAATGCCCTCAGAGGCCTTTCTAATGATGATAAAGACGCAGCTCCCACAGGAACAACTGAGACTACCATGAAGCCCGACATGTATCTGCACCCCTCCATGCCAAATGTGAAGATCTGGGACCTGCCTGGAATTGGGAGTCCCAAATTTAAAGCAAAGAAGTACCTGAAAGATGTCAATTTCCACACTTATGACTTCTTTCTCATAGTGACCTCTGAAAGATTTAAGGAGAACGACATCGAGCTGGCCAGAGCGATCATGAAGAGCAAGAAGCTATTTTATTTCATTCGTACTAAAATTGATAACGACATTCGTGCTGAATCACACAAAAGAAACTTTGATGAGCGGATGTTGCTCAAAAACATTCGAGAGGATTGTAAGGCGAACCTATTGAGAGTCGGAATACCCCAAATATTCCTAGTATCTTcatttaatttggaaaaataTGACTTTCAGAAGCTCATCGACACCCTCGAAGATGAACTTCCAGAGAACAAGAAATTTGCTCTCATTCAGTCTCTTCCCGTTTATTCTCTAGAGGCCCTCACAAAGAAGAAAATATACTACAAGAAAATGATTTGGCTAAATGCATTTGCAGCCGGGGTTGGGGCGATAGCTCCCATCCCAGGATTGTCACTGGCCTGTGATTATGGCATCATGAAGAAGTTTTTTCAGCAAGTCTACACAGGCTACGGCTTATCAAATCAGGCTCTAGAGGCACTATCAGACCGAGTGAACAAACCGGTGGAGAAGCTAAAAGATGCTAAGACATCACGCTTCAAAGAGGGGGCCACTGAGGATATTGTGATTGAAATGCTGTCTACACCAATGATTGCTATAGCTAAAACGCTGGGGACCATAATATCTCTGCTGCCAGGAGGAGCTCTACCAGCAGGAGGAACAGCCGTCGCTTCTGTGCACTACCTGCTTAACATGGGACTCAATGAGATGACAGAAGACACCAAATGTGTCCTTTCTGTGTCACAGCTTGCTTAA